The following coding sequences are from one Salinicoccus sp. Bachu38 window:
- a CDS encoding LCP family protein has translation MDNEYRRSDRPQPEGRKRRIRKRALIPLILLAVIIGSVLYIYFSYQSGLDIARENGVEQEEMEFNGTDDNDGKKNILLLGADREVDGAQRTDVIMLAQYDYMNKEMKMVSLMRDIYVEIPGFQSYKINSVYSLGGVELLRQTIQQNFGIEVEEYAVIDYQAFESVVDVINKDGIMIDVEKDMSEKIDTELKQGEQRLGGEDLLAYARFRQDEEGDFGRVRRQQQVINAVKDEALTFGSILKLPKIAGTGMGHVNTSMSDGELYRMMASFLIRGEKDIPTLTVPVENTYQFMDTPHAGNVIDLDFETNSQYIHDFFEGDVEDPDAGEPTGEAPPVNE, from the coding sequence ATGGACAATGAATACAGACGTTCCGACAGACCACAGCCCGAGGGGCGGAAGCGGCGCATCCGGAAGCGGGCGCTCATTCCGCTCATCCTGCTTGCAGTGATCATCGGTTCAGTCCTCTATATATACTTTTCATACCAGTCCGGCCTCGATATCGCACGTGAGAACGGTGTCGAACAGGAAGAGATGGAATTCAACGGGACGGACGATAATGACGGCAAGAAGAACATCCTGCTGCTCGGTGCCGACCGGGAGGTGGATGGCGCCCAGCGGACGGACGTCATCATGCTGGCCCAGTATGACTACATGAACAAGGAAATGAAGATGGTTTCCCTCATGCGGGATATATATGTGGAGATTCCGGGGTTCCAGAGCTATAAGATCAATTCGGTCTACTCCCTCGGGGGTGTCGAGCTGCTCAGGCAGACCATCCAGCAGAATTTCGGCATTGAAGTCGAAGAATATGCAGTCATCGACTATCAGGCCTTCGAATCGGTAGTGGATGTGATCAATAAGGACGGCATCATGATCGATGTGGAGAAGGACATGTCGGAGAAGATAGACACCGAACTGAAGCAGGGGGAACAGCGACTTGGAGGTGAAGACCTTCTTGCCTATGCGCGGTTCCGCCAGGACGAAGAGGGTGACTTCGGCCGGGTCAGACGCCAGCAGCAGGTGATCAATGCGGTCAAGGATGAAGCGCTGACCTTCGGCAGCATCCTCAAGCTCCCTAAAATTGCCGGTACCGGCATGGGACACGTCAATACGAGCATGAGCGATGGGGAACTGTACCGGATGATGGCCTCGTTCCTGATACGGGGGGAGAAGGACATCCCGACACTTACCGTGCCGGTGGAGAATACGTACCAGTTCATGGACACGCCGCATGCCGGGAATGTCATAGACCTCGATTTTGAAACGAACAGCCAGTATATCCACGACTTCTTTGAAGGGGACGTGGAGGACCCGGATGCCGGGGAGCCGACCGGGGAGGCCCCGCCGGTGAATGAATAG
- a CDS encoding DUF1002 domain-containing protein gives MMKKLLFLTMVLVLLMPAPAQAASEWDEAVTVYGAALESDQQLLDSTRGILGTEESDKVEYVYSEDVQQYIGKDYSNAVLKSSIRIIQESQGHGLDITVDESMGAITEITEETYKNALLTSGITDAEVVIGAAEDVTGESALSGIYKAYESQGEAIDTERTQNSQEELEAISSIAEENSNVEGFSQEQLNKMITDIKVEVINQGGDLAEQEIRDIVDEQMAANGLDGLLTQEQIDRIVVIIIQIQDSGIFRSEEAERLKDSAQNLLDQITSSEAFQNAAEQAESIGQDIQESSAWESFKKAASDFFDSIVSFFRSLFN, from the coding sequence ATGATGAAAAAACTATTATTTTTAACAATGGTGCTCGTGCTGCTGATGCCGGCTCCGGCCCAGGCGGCCTCGGAATGGGACGAAGCGGTCACAGTGTATGGTGCAGCGCTTGAGAGTGACCAGCAGCTGCTCGACTCGACACGCGGGATACTCGGCACCGAGGAGAGCGACAAGGTCGAATATGTCTACAGTGAGGATGTACAGCAGTACATCGGCAAGGACTACAGCAACGCCGTGCTCAAATCGAGCATCCGAATCATCCAGGAAAGCCAAGGGCACGGCCTCGATATCACAGTCGATGAGAGCATGGGGGCAATCACAGAGATTACCGAGGAGACATATAAGAATGCACTTCTGACATCCGGCATCACCGATGCGGAAGTGGTCATCGGGGCGGCTGAGGATGTCACCGGTGAAAGTGCCCTCTCCGGCATCTACAAGGCCTATGAATCCCAAGGGGAGGCCATCGATACCGAACGCACCCAGAACTCCCAGGAGGAGCTTGAGGCCATCTCCAGCATTGCTGAAGAAAACAGCAACGTCGAAGGGTTCTCGCAGGAGCAGTTGAACAAGATGATCACCGACATCAAAGTTGAAGTCATCAATCAGGGCGGAGATCTCGCTGAACAGGAGATCAGGGACATCGTTGATGAACAGATGGCGGCCAATGGCCTCGACGGTCTGCTGACACAGGAGCAGATCGACAGGATCGTCGTCATCATCATACAGATCCAGGACTCCGGCATCTTCCGGAGCGAGGAGGCCGAGAGGCTGAAGGACAGCGCCCAGAACCTCCTCGACCAGATCACTTCGAGTGAAGCGTTCCAGAATGCGGCTGAACAGGCCGAATCGATCGGCCAGGACATACAGGAGTCCAGCGCGTGGGAATCATTCAAGAAGGCGGCATCCGATTTCTTCGACAGCATCGTCTCCTTCTTCAGATCACTCTTCAACTAG
- a CDS encoding cation diffusion facilitator family transporter: protein MKDILALLKQGSMASLTASIVNFFIAGLKGVAFILTANVAMFAEMMHSIGDALNQLFVFIGSGLSKKAPTERFPFGFGRLVNLVLLFAVIIVGILAYETVREGLHHILEPLPVETDTTMLLINIGVLAIAAVLESFVLYKAGKELLQQADKPYDGLKPLTTSFANMDRAKPATKLVFLEDAVATGGAIFAIIAILVARFTGFSQSEGIASVVIGLAMFYIVYKIFMENAAGALGEHDPRMEERVSQIVLRHDEIKDIRKLFVMKEGDNLHAEVVAEIDPDLSSKEVNRIRDEIESLILKQKHVTDVNMEFELNDGKRTWPKTQDQLDRKPKY from the coding sequence TTGAAGGATATTCTCGCATTACTTAAACAAGGAAGTATGGCCTCCCTTACCGCTTCCATCGTCAATTTCTTCATCGCCGGCCTCAAAGGCGTAGCCTTCATACTGACTGCCAACGTCGCGATGTTTGCCGAAATGATGCACTCCATCGGAGATGCCCTCAACCAGCTTTTTGTATTCATAGGATCCGGTCTATCCAAAAAGGCACCCACGGAGCGCTTTCCCTTCGGCTTCGGCCGTCTGGTCAACCTCGTACTGCTCTTTGCAGTCATCATCGTCGGCATTCTGGCCTACGAGACGGTGCGGGAGGGTCTTCACCATATCCTGGAGCCTCTGCCAGTGGAAACCGATACGACCATGCTGCTGATCAATATCGGCGTCCTCGCCATTGCGGCAGTGCTCGAAAGCTTTGTGCTGTACAAGGCAGGCAAGGAACTCCTGCAGCAGGCGGACAAGCCCTATGACGGCCTGAAGCCATTGACCACAAGCTTCGCCAATATGGACCGGGCCAAACCGGCCACAAAACTCGTCTTCCTTGAGGACGCTGTCGCCACAGGGGGCGCGATATTCGCGATCATCGCCATACTTGTCGCCCGCTTTACAGGATTCTCCCAGAGTGAAGGCATCGCTTCGGTCGTCATCGGCCTGGCAATGTTCTATATCGTATACAAGATATTCATGGAAAATGCAGCCGGCGCACTCGGCGAGCATGATCCGCGCATGGAGGAGCGGGTCTCACAGATCGTTCTCCGTCATGATGAGATAAAGGACATCAGGAAGCTCTTCGTCATGAAGGAAGGGGACAATCTCCATGCTGAAGTCGTCGCCGAGATTGATCCGGACCTCAGCTCCAAGGAAGTGAACAGGATCAGGGATGAAATAGAAAGTCTTATCCTCAAGCAGAAACATGTAACCGATGTGAATATGGAATTTGAACTGAATGATGGCAAACGCACATGGCCGAAGACCCAGGATCAGCTCGACAGGAAGCCGAAATACTAA